A window of Lytechinus pictus isolate F3 Inbred chromosome 7, Lp3.0, whole genome shotgun sequence contains these coding sequences:
- the LOC129265449 gene encoding palmitoyltransferase ZDHHC22-like, translated as MVTAFYSLFLTALYLSLAHSVEFPGAWTYFLLLPRAVVGWFSGHTDVMELAFTLLLYIQLVGGFVAAGFFVWQIFLVITGLTTHEALYGEKFRLKRQAGMYAKWTEVFGKYWFIGMVVPLPFPQCGNGLYEKLEN; from the coding sequence ATGGTGACGGCTTTCTACTCTTTGTTCCTGACGGCCTTGTACCTGAGTTTAGCCCATTCGGTGGAGTTCCCTGGTGCCTGGACCTACTTTCTCCTTCTACCCAGGGCTGTGGTAGGCTGGTTTTCTGGCCATACTGATGTAATGGAGCTTGCATTTACTCTGCTACTCTACATCCAATTGGTCGGTGGCTTTGTAGCTGCTGGGTTCTTTGTATGGCAGATTTTCTTGGTAATAACAGGGTTGACAACACATGAGGCCCTCTATGGAGAGAAGTTTAGACTGAAACGCCAGGCAGGAATGTACGCTAAATGGACTGAAGTCTTTGGAAAATACTGGTTTATTGGAATGGTTGTACCATTGCCATTCCCTCAATGTGGTAATGGGTTGTATGAAAAACTGGAGAATTGA
- the LOC129264859 gene encoding KATNB1-like protein 1, protein MASRARGPNEEGGFVKWDWNKNKYIWVSKDDIKKPSKPGQSKYAWKDGNKVAARRPSYKVPVKKACRQPLQVANKHGKIKTPSPRKPSVRRVHHKADFILPGCDDSYDEVDDKENCSRNDKYNARVDRAPPPELHSGHTTILSVMSNRLIHLNAALTFWHQGPNDYISYVMRTEDDAATVDTLPVLVHCLKNKTPVSKQLSLGACFDLLPTLKKLLSSKYEDYVKTSLDTLRTMLRFWWTDLIAHRNQSFSGNLQESRSVAGIYMSAIAMTDIITKLCKRQDSIAKKAEVVGTLLAQL, encoded by the exons ATGGCATCAAGAGCAAGGGGACCTAATGAGGAAGGAGGATTCGTCAAATGGGACtggaacaaaaacaaatacatttggGTCTCAAAAGATGACATCAAAAAG CCTTCCAAGCCAGGCCAATCCAAGTATGCATGGAAAGATGGCAATAAAGT TGCTGCCAGACGACCTTCGTACAAGGTTCCTGTGAAGAAGGCTTGCAGACAACCTTTACAGGTAGCCAACAAGCACGGCAAG ATCAAGACCCCATCACCCAGAAAGCCTTCAGTAAGACGTGTCCATCATAAAGCTGATTTCATACTCCCAGGATGCGATGACAGCTACGACGAGGTGGACGATAAGGAGAATTGCTCACGTAATGATAAATACAATGCGAGAGTGGATAGAGCTCCACCTCCAGAG ctacatTCTGGTCATACCACCATCCTATCCGTCATGTCCAATCGTTTGATCCATCTCAATGCTGCCTTAACCTTTTGGCATCAAGGACCTAATGACTACATCTCCTATGTGATGAGAACGGAAGATGATGCTGCCACAGTAGATACACTACCTGTCCTAGTCCATTG CTTAAAGAACAAGACACCAGTTAGCAAACAGCTATCACTAGGAGCATGTTTTGATTTACTCCCTACTCTCAAGAAACTTCTAAGCAGCAAGTATGAAGA TTACGTGAAGACGAGTCTGGATACACTGCGTACCATGTTAAGATTCTGGTGGACTGATTTGATAGCTCACAGAAACCAAAGCTTCTCTGGTAATTTGCAAGAAAGCAG GAGTGTGGCTGGTATCTACATGAGTGCGATCGCTATGACTGACATCATCACCAAACTATGCAAGCGGCAAGATAGTATAGCAAAGAAAGCAGAG GTTGTTGGAACTCTCCTAGCTCAGCTCTAG